The following proteins come from a genomic window of Palaemon carinicauda isolate YSFRI2023 chromosome 12, ASM3689809v2, whole genome shotgun sequence:
- the LOC137650441 gene encoding serine-rich adhesin for platelets-like: protein MADWRSGSSRRSSTSSSINNGRSTSSSSSSTISNRSSTSSNINNGRSTSSSSSSTSSSINNGRSTSSSSSSAISSCSSTSSSINNGRSTSSSSSSTISSRSSTSSNINNGSTSSSSSSTISSRSSASSSINNCTSTCSSINNGRSTSSSSSSTISSRSSTSSSIDNGRSTSSSSSSTISRRSSTSSSINNGRSTSSSSSSTISSRCSTSSSINNGRSTSSSSSSTISSRSSTSSSIDNGRNTSSSIDNGRSTSSSIDNGITSSSSSSTISSRSSTSSSIDNGRSTISSIDNGITSNSSSSTISSRSSTSSSIDNGRSTSSSSSSTSSSHSSTSSSNSSASSTSSRTSISNDSISSSGNSTSSSSSRTSISNTSTSSNNSSTSSSSNSTNSTSSCTSISSSSTSTSSASTCSSNTSTSSSSNSTSSRKSRTCTSNASNCSRNTSTSSSSNSMSSSSTSSNSSSNGSNNSSISSCNSSSNSSISSCNSSSNSSTSSSSNSNISSTSGNNKSSSTRDTRRHTSTNSSNSSTSRSSSSTSSSSSSTYNSNASTRSSNTSTSSSNSSNTSTSNRSSSTNSSSRNTSSSTSCSNTSTSSCTSSSNSSTRSNSSRISSSTCSSNASTSTSNASTNISSSSNTSTSSSNSSNTITSNRNSSTNSSSSNTSSNSSSAIAAIPALVAVPVVVIAVLEAAVAVLVVAMPVLLAAMPVLTSAVAVIPLLVAATAVIPALVTGIAAVAILVAAVAILIAAVAVLVAAIPALVAVPVAVLVAATVAVLVTAALAMQYVTPHRKRQQQSICRSLKMVPTS, encoded by the exons atggccgaTTGGCGTTCAGGATCAAGTCG CCGTAGCAGTACTAGTAGCAGCATAAATAATGGTAGAAGtactagtagcagcagtagtagtactaTTAGCAACCGTAGCAGTACTAGTAGCAACATAAATAATGGTAGAAGtactagtagcagcagtagtagtactagtagcagCATAAATAATGGTAGAAGtactagtagcagcagtagtagtgctATTAGCAGCTGTAGCAGTACTAGTAGCAGCATAAATAATGGTAGAAGtactagtagcagcagtagtagtactaTTAGCAGCCGTAGCAGTACTAGTAGCAACATAAATAATGGTAGtactagtagcagcagtagtagtactaTTAGCAGCCGTAGCAGTGCTAGTAGCAGCATAAATAATTGTACAAGTACTTGTAGCAGCATAAATAATGGTAGAAGtactagtagcagcagtagtagtactaTTAGCAGCCGTAGCAGTACTAGTAGCAGCATAGACAATGGTAGAAGtactagtagcagcagtagtagtactaTTAGCAGACGTAGCAGTACTAGTAGCAGCATAAATAATGGTAGAAGtactagtagcagcagtagtagtactaTTAGCAGCCGTTGCAGTACTAGTAGCAGCATAAATAATGGTAGAAGtactagtagcagcagtagtagtactaTTAGCAGCCGTAGCAGTACTAGTAGCAGCATAGATAATGGTAGAAATACTAGTAGCAGCATAGATAATGGTAGAAGTACTAGTAGCAGCATAGATAATGGTATtactagtagcagcagtagtagtactaTTAGCAGCCGTAGCAGTACTAGTAGCAGCATAGATAATGGTAGAAGTACTATTAGCAGCATAGATAATGGTATTACTAGTAACAGCAGTAGTAGTACTATTAGCAGCCGTAGCAGTACTAGTAGCAGCATAGATAATGGTAGAagtactagtagcagcagcagtagtactAGTAGCAGCCACAGCAGTACTAGTAGCAGCAATAGCAGTGCTAGTAGCACCAGTAGCAGGACTAGTATCAGCAATGACAGTATTAGTAGCAGCGGTAACAGTACTAGTAGCAGCAGTAGCAGGACTAGCATCAGCAATACCAGTACTAGTAGCAATAATAGCAGTACTAGTAGCAGCAGTAACAGTACGAACAGCACCAGTAGCTGTACGAGCATCAGTAGTAGCAGTACTAGTACCAGCAGTGCCAGTACTTGTAGCAGCAATACCAGCACTAGTAGCAGCAGTAACAGTACGAGCAGCCGCAAAAGCAGAACTTGTACCAGCAATGCCAGTAATTGTAGCAGAAATACCAGCACTAGTAGCAGCAGTAACAGTATGAGCAGCAGCAGTACTAGTAGCAACAGTAGCAGTAATGGTAGCAACAATAGCAGTATTAGTAGCTGTAATAGTAGCAGCAATAGCAGTATTAGTAGCTGTAATAGTAGCAGCAATAGCAGTACTAGTAGCAGCAGTAACAGTAATATTAGCAGCACTAGTGGCAACAATAAAAGCAGCAGTACCAGAGATACTAGAAGACATACCAGTACTAATAGCAGTAATAGCAGTACTAGTAGGAGCAGTAGCAGTACaagtagcagcagtagcagtacTTATAACAGCAATGCCAGTACTAGAAGCAGCAATACCAGTACTAGTAGCAGCAATAGCAGTAATACCAGTACTAGTAACAGGAGTAGCAGCACTAACAGCAGTAGTAGaaatactagtagtagtactagttGCAGCAATACCAGCACTAGTAGCTGTACCAGTAGCAGTAATAGCAGTACTAGGAGCAACAGTAGCCGTATCAGTAGCAGTACTTGTAGTAGCAATGCCAGTACTAGTACCAGCAATGCCAGTACTAATATCAGCAGTAGTAGTAATACCAGTACTAGTAGCAGCAACAGCAGTAATACCATTACTAGTAACAGGAATAGCAGCACTAATAGCAGCAGTAGCAATACTAGTAGCAACAGTAGCAGTGCTATTGCAGCAATACCAGCACTAGTAGCTGtaccagtagtagtaatagcagtactAGAAGCAGCAGTAGCAGTACTTGTAGTAGCAATGCCAGTACTATTAGCAGCAATGCCAGTATTAACATCAGCAGTAGCAGTAATACCATTACTAGTAGCAGCAACAGCAGTAATACCAGCACTAGTAACAGGGATAGCAGCAGTAGCAATACTAGTAGCAGCAGTAGCAATACTAATAGCAGCAGTAGCAGTACTAGTTGCAGCAATACCAGCACTAGTAGCTGTACCAGTAGCAGTACTAGTAGCAGCAACAGTAGCAGTACTAGTAACAGCAGCACTAGCGATGCAATACGTTACGCCCCACAGAAAGCGCCAACAGCAATCGATATGCCGATCTCTCAAGATGGTCCCGACTTCCTAA